Proteins encoded together in one Cicer arietinum cultivar CDC Frontier isolate Library 1 chromosome 4, Cicar.CDCFrontier_v2.0, whole genome shotgun sequence window:
- the LOC101492525 gene encoding methionine gamma-lyase-like, which produces MADTFQTTTTAAKRNRSNNDTEPKKKLTCGDGDPAAALASTRHEFGEHGGVNMSIEASATFTVMEPETMRRMFTGELGPDRDYFIYSRHFNPTVLNLSRLMASLEGTEAAYCTASGMSAISAVLFQLTSSGGHVVASRTLYGGTHALLTHFLPRTCNITTTFVEISDVEKVDEAMIEGKTNVLFFESVSNPTLTVANIPELSRAAHRKGVTVVVDNTFTPMVVSPARLGADVVVHSISKFISGGADIIAGAVCGAASLVNSMMDLQQGAIMLLGPTMNAKVAFELSERIPHLGLRMKEHSNRALVFATRLKNLGLKVIYPGLEDHPHHELLKSMHNKNYGYGGLLCIDMETEERANKLMNYLQNYGQFGFMAVSLGYYETLMSCSGNSTSSELTSEEKVLAGISPGLVRMSIGYIGTLEQKWTQLEKAVTRLQEYGFPNKN; this is translated from the exons atGGCCGACACTTTCCAAACCACCACCACTGCTGCCAAGCGAAACCGTTCCAACAACGATACCGAACCAAAAAAGAAACTCACGTGTGGCGACGGAGATCCCGCCGCCGCATTAGCCAGTACACGCCACGAGTTCGGTGAACACGGTGGCGTGAACATGTCAATCGAAGCCTCCGCAACGTTTACTGTGATGGAACCAGAAACGATGCGGAGGATGTTCACAGGGGAATTAGGCCCCGACCGCGATTACTTCATCTACAGCCGTCACTTTAATCCGACGGTTCTTAATCTAAGCCGTCTGATGGCTTCACTGGAAGGAACAGAAGCCGCTTACTGTACAGCCAGTGGCATGTCCGCCATTTCCGCTGTACTTTTCCAACTTACTAGCAGCGGAGGACACGTGGTAGCTTCTAGAACACTCTACGGTGGGACCCACGCGCTACTCACACACTTCCTCCCAAGAACATGCAACATAACAACAACCTTCGTTGAGATTTCCGATGTTGAAAAGGTTGATGAAGCTATGATCGAAGGGAAAacgaatgttttattttttgagtcGGTTTCGAATCCGACTTTGACGGTGGCGAATATACCGGAGTTGAGTAGGGCGGCGCATCGGAAAGGTGTGACTGTGGTTGTTGATAATACTTTTACTCCGATGGTGGTTTCGCCAGCTCGTCTTGGGGCTGATGTTGTTGTTCATAGTATCTCTAAATTCATTAGTGGTGGGGCCGATATCATTGCAG GTGCTGTATGTGGGGCAGCAAGCCTAGTGAACTCAATGATGGATCTCCAACAAGGGGCCATAATGCTATTAGGCCCAACAATGAATGCCAAGGTAGCATTTGAACTATCCGAAAGAATCCCTCATTTGGGCCTAAGGATGAAGGAACATAGCAACCGTGCATTAGTTTTTGCAACAAGGTTAAAAAACTTAGGATTAAAAGTAATCTACCCTGGCTTAGAAGACCATCCACATCATGAATTGTTGAAATCAATGCACAATAAAAATTATGGGTATGGTGGACTTTTATGCATTGATATGGAAACTGAAGAGAGGGCTAACAAGTTAATGAACTATTTACAAAACTATGGACAATTTGGTTTTATGGCTGTTAGTTTGGGTTACTATGAGACACTTATGTCTTGTTCTGGAAATAGCACTAGTAGTGAGTTGACTTCTGAAGAAAAGGTTCTTGCTGGAATTTCACCTGGTCTTGTCAGGATGTCTATAGGATATATCGGGACTTTGGAGCAGAAATGGACTCAGCTTGAAAAGGCTGTCACTAGACTTCAAGAATATGGATTCCCTAATAAGAAttga